tatgaattataacagaattctggggacgtctaacgAAATtattaattaagctataaaagcctgcatattgtttctgaagtcataacatataatggcttcagaaacaatatgcaggcttttatagctgtctttaaagcagcatttatagatcgTCATTCTACAGTGATGTGGTAAGTAAAATTAATGACCacttcttcagcataccatgcatccgtatgctagcttcatagtacacacgttactatatagaactgtatataaattgaagcattacatgatattatttataataacttgcataaaattgtttaacatatatcaaatgtgcaatacacatccaaagcaaatgagcataacaacatgcagaaaaaaaataacctgaccttgtgagaaagcggctttattgactaataaattaaaggacatgcagaattattttacgaaattttttaatacagtagaaaaggtgaccacagaaaataagatgtagctgcagtaaccacagcaatccaggtcccttcccccttggataccgctggctgctcacagaagttcgctctgtaatacaacagtgaagaaaaaagtgagtaagccacacttgatttacaataaagatgtacgattcggtatttcaaatagcaacatatgtgccgttgttttacctcggtcacatttacttataaatttaagcaatactttctctcgaaatcttatgctgtacgatgacgttcagaattatgttgcagatatgatatgaaaaagctactgtagagtgaaattaaactggcaaatggtttgatccacacacgacttgcagtaggtcattagcacttagatggtttgcaaacaaatctcttacaagagtatgctacttttatttacGTAGTTgtgttggtgagttgtagcaacaggtgggcttagcctgacaatcaaggccggcaactgctccttccgagtgtctcttacaatatccctgcggtattgtaccacatgtcaataaaaccattctcttcctaaagggaccctaaacacttaactaatcatagaatgacctcactattttaaaggacgtcgtctcacgaatctcatgccacaaaaagttttccaatcctccagctataagtgaagttaccacactggccaatgcaagactattttcctgcctgctagtgtgctggaagctacacagaggagaagccaagagagcaaaatcccggtatactacgcaatgcagcacgctgctgccatcttaaaggccacacgcagctagaatttctgtaatcattcaatcaattatgtgaaactccggctttacctcccagatcacaaaagaacgttctgctacatgccgtttgatgtaatagttcagcggaaatccgctaggtggagataagtaattaaagggaaactgagacttccacccaaatgtagcaatttgctacaatggaaacccaaccgggttcctcgaaagaaagcctcgcagttgaagaaaaattcgtcctggtccgggactcgaacccgggaccaccgcctttccggggcagccgctctaccatctgagctaccaTCTAGCCGCCTAGTTAGCTAGCCGCCTAGTtagctagccgcctggttagctcagatatAGTCCTGATAAGGACGTTGAACgagcgcgcacgtgtgcgcccagccgttttcttttttctaaactttgactgtcgtgacagactcatcgagtgaaaaaatcggaaaggaatcaaataaccccgcaggctttttctgcttgttcacccaaagggggaaagcagcgaaaggctatatgatgcgacgttaacggattgcatatggcttgttaaagtcgcatgGAATGTAATGCTGCACGTCTGGCACGcgcatttaaaatttttttcactttcacgcgcacgcccaagcatgtcgcacattttccgactaAAACATCTAAATAGTTCTTGGGTTATACGCTCTCGAggcgttcaccaaagtatactccggtgacgccagaggtgggctgttaccacagctgaaacacaatagcatatttgattaaccgtacttcctgctacataatgtttccaacaacatctgtttaacgtcttcgcatAAACCAAGACGTTTATAGCCGTTTGTAGCAGTTCCGAgtagttttcaagacgttttgtgtttcgtgggtagTTTATtgctattggtagtccaattagactcaggtggcaatgtaaggtgggcctagctggttcaaactggcaactcaattggttgcatccccgactcaatcgtaaccaattggaggtaaggatttcccaatgggcccagttgattccaattggcaagtccaatcggactCAATTGGTTTTACTTTGACTCAATCATAACCAGTTGGAACTGgggattttccaatcggttccaaCTGGGcccagttcatttcaattggcaactccaattggtttctcctgTGACCCAATTGTAACCGCTTGAaagtaaggattttccaattggttcctattggaACAGCTcattggagtcaattgctttttttttttttttttttttttgatggggGAATCTGCAACAATTTCAAAATTTGATGGCATTGGTGTATAGCTAGCTGTTCAATGATTAGGCATGCTCCAGTTTGATTAAAAGATGTTCAATGTAATTCTTTAAATATGCTATTTCTGTGCCTTTTGCATCTCAGGAAAGAAGTCTGATATCAATGACTAAAACATTTTCTGCTTTACACTTATTACCGGATTTTTATATTGAGAGCAACCTGGGTATCACACTTGGCAGCAAATTTATTTTACATCATGCAATTTACAATAGTCAAGTAAGATGCATTAGAATAGTATTTTCATTGTGTCATGCAATCATTTTTATATCTTTGCTCATGTTCTTTTACAATGTTGCTGACTGAACGATAGTGCACGAAATAATTTTTTCAATATAATTATAAAACATGTTTATTTATGCCAGAGGCCAAGTACCAGCAGTTGCTGAAATGAATTTCCTTGACAAGGTCAAGTGGCTGGATATGTATGGTGTAGACCTACATCCTGTTATTGTGAGTCACATTTTTCTTTGTGCGATTTCATTCTGAAATTCCCCGCATCATATGAAACGTGATTTACACTGCATGTTCAAATATAAATTATTTGAAGTAATGAAATATGTATTGCAAACAAATAGTTTTTAAATCAATAAGTTAATTTATGGTTCTTGTGTTCACAGATTTTCTGTACATTTCTTCTTCAAAAATTATTCTCTTCATCAAAATATTGTTGCAGTTACTCTTTGCACTACTGCTACAGTTCACTTTGGATGTATctaattttttatatttttttcttttgcttactGTTGTCATTTACTCCAAATTTGCAATATGTAATTTATTGTGTGCCATATATTTATCTTGTGCTAAATTGACTGAGTGAATAATATATAAAAACACTTTTATCGGTATAATACAACCATTGACGTTTTCTTTCATCAGCATTTCAGAAGAGATCTGCGCAATTTATTTTTCACTGTTGCATCAAGTACTGACTATTCTTTTTATTTTAGGGTGAAGACCACACAGAATACTTCCTAGGGCTGACCCCCAGTGGCGTCGTAGTGCTTAGGAATAAAACCAAAGTTAGCAACTACTACTGGTGAGCTTGACCCTGGTGCATAGGATGCATGGCGTGTCGTGCCTTATCATATTCAGAAGTTAAACTCTTGCATATGCTGTACTGTTCCTTTTATGATTGCTGCAGGCCACGCATCACCAAAGTCCATCACAAGGGCTGTTACTTCATGCTTCAAGTTCGTGACAAAGCAGTATGTAACGCCTCATATGCAACTCTGTTCTGCACACAAATTGAATTTTGTAGCAATTATGGTACATCAGTATTGCACTGTCTTTCACTGGCTGTGTCATTTGGTCATTGGAAATTGACATGTGATCTCGCAGCATTTCAGTCATGGCCTTCAGTGTCAGATTCACACCACGTCAGGAGAAGTAGCTCAAGGATGGAACGAACGAAGTGCGCAAATGTAGTGGATGACAGTTTGTCTTACTAAACTGCTCGTCCCATTCTTGTGCTGTTTCCTCATTTCTGGAACATGTATAAACCTGTCCAGATCAGCACCTGCCTGCAGTTCATTCATACCTAATTAGTCCCTAAAATTGAAAAGAGTTACGTGATAAGGAGGAGTTGACTGCAAATGACAACCGGATTTCTCCTTCTTTATTTCACCATTTGTTAGAATGATGACAGCACATATGGATTCGAGCTGGCCACAAAACAAGCGTGCAAGCACCTGTGGAGGTGCTGTGTTGATCACCATTCTTTCTTCAGGTAgtactgctaattttttttcttcctcaaacttACAACACAGCTTATCGTGTACTTATGATCTGACGTGTTTTGCTTCCTCATCCAGGCTTACCCAGACTTCTGAAAATCCTATAGCGTCAAAGTATTTTGGATGGGGAGGAAAGCTCAGGGTCAGGTAAGCACCTGTTTATCTTTCTATTCATAAAACATAAATCACACAATTGTTATGTAAGACATTGATTATGAGAATGTACTTGTTAAGGAAGATCATTATTTATCAGGATATGAATGTATACAGATAGCATGTGCCATCTGCATAAATTAAAACACAAAAAAGTTGAAATGTTTAACTGTGTTTGCATGTTACCCAGTGTTTGTCACATAGGTACAACATAGGTACAATTCAGGATACAACATGTAGTCTTGGGTACACAGCCTTATCTTAGGCTAGCTGTATGTGCAGTGCACGATTGCACATTACACTCTGAAATGATCATCTGTAAAAGGTGTTCTGTTTAATCTGTTGCTGTTGGTGTGTCAGTTTGTTTGACAGTACAAGTAATATTATCAAGGTGGTATTGGTTTGTCAGTggtcttctttattttgtgcaaGTGAAGTGTGTATAGGCTGTGTCTCTGcatacttttatgaaaaaacacTGATGCCCTGCTATGGCTTATTTGTGCACATTATTATTTACTGAACTTGTAAATTCCTTTAATAGTATTGAACATCCAGGTGCCTGCCATGGTTAAGTTTCAGCAGCCCTGTATATCCATTTTTGCCCTGGAGAATTTTACAGATCAGCTTCTTCTGTCTCACTGATCATTAAGAAATTTCACACTTAATCTACTTGCTTGTTGCCAGTTCTAGAACAATAGGCCTGATTCATAATTTAATTTCAGATATTTCTTTGTGTCTTAGTTCTTTGTTGCACTGTAGGaacaacaaaataaataaatagttgtaTTATCTTCTATCTGTATAAAAGTATCAAGTTGCATACAGTTCCAGCACTGGCATTTAGCATAAAGCATTTTTGGCATGGAACGTGACAGCTACAATGAGTGAAAAACATGTCATATGATCGGAACTGCAGATGATTCACGCTGTTTGTGTGATTTGTAAACAGCCAATGGAGTGACTGCCTAGTTGATAATGTGACAGCAAACTTCTATGTCTCCACATGTGCCTTTTAAATGCTGGTACCTCATCACTCTGTCTTATAGTGATCTACAAATCACCGACATCACAGTGGCAACATTTATATATGGCTGATTGTACACCCATGGTAAATGTGCTGCTGCCTGACTTTTCACTTATTAATTGCGAAAAATACCTTGTAGGAATTGGTGAGCAGCCTTTGCTTCCTCTACTTTTATCCATCCAGCACACGCAGAGAACGGCCGAATCCAGCTAGCTTCAAGATACAACCTCGACAGCAGCCAGCATTTGTACGAGTGCCAAGCAGGCGATACCAGAGACGACTCGGACAGCCCGACGGTGCTGACGGTATTACCACTTCGCGTATTAGATTTAAAATTCAAAGCTTTCAGGTTTAACATGGTTTTGTTAGACTTatttgaacaacaacaacaacaacaacaacaacaacaacaacaacaacaacaacaacaacaacaacaacaacaacaacaataataataataataataataataataataataataataataatgagtcCCAGGAGCCATTTTTTTCCCAGGAGCCAAAATTAATGAGAATAGGGTTAGCATCTGCTTAATTTGTGCATTTATATCTTTTCAGCAGGAACACAGCTCAGGGAACAAGAAAAACATGTGACTGACCACGGGAATGGAACCCACTGGGCTCACTCAGCTCTCTTGTAAGTCTTCAAATATCTTATATTTTCAGCGTGGAGTAAATAGCAGTCAGCACTTAACAGTTTTGCAGAAGGCCAAATAGCCAACACTATTGCTGTTTCTTTGACAGGTCACCATCATCTACGTCACTTCACCACAGTTCACCTGCACTTACCACTTCAACACCAGTAACTCCTGGAAACCAGTCATCTTCAGTGCCACCTTGGGAAGACCCAAAACAGAGGTACTATGGACACAAGCTTTAATAATGCAGTATATGCACGATATGGAGGCCTTTTTTGTGCACCACAAGACATGGAATTTTTATTAAAAAGCACGATTACAAATGCTGTTCATGCAAAAATTTAAAACCATGGATCAGTGCAGCCATCTGTTTTCCAGAGATGTCCAGTTTAGCTTTTTGTTTGGCTTTAATTGGTTAATGAAATACCGCACTCCTTATTGCCAGGGGCCTCTACTCAAGTTCAACAAACCCTTCGCCACGGTCTGTTCGAAGCTCTGGGTCCAGGCACTCTCACTGCCGGTCATCATCCAATGAGGGAGACTGCAGACGACGGCGGTAGGTGGAACAGGGTTTTTGCATACTGTGTTCTGCATATTTGCCATGTTACTGAAGTTATATTGTATAATCAAATATTGTCAACAGAATAAAAACAGAAAAATCTAACTTGGTTAATTAAGCAGCTATCATTTCTTGGTACATTTCTTAAAAAGGTCATTGTAACCTTGCAAAGTAATTCTAGATGTAATGTTAAAAGAGATGGAAGGACTGCAGTGTTGCTTAGAAATCAATCCAGGTGAAAGTGGCTTGAAAGCTGCAAACCAGATTGATCGACCTGTATTTAAGCTTCTGTTGTTGTCATTCAGCGGCATTGTCCAAGCTAGTGAAGTGCTGTTGTATTTTCCACTGTAGCTTTGCTTTAACATATTGCAGTTTTTTACTTTACATATCAGCTTGGAGGCAGAAAAAGACCTATGTATTTCAGCAGCGCTTACAGCAATAATTGTTTCATTTCTTTTGGGCTGATTTTATAGATGATATATAAATGACCAAACAAATTTCTGAAAAGGTTGAACAGCTGTTACACTAATTTTCATTGTAATTCTGACTGACTTGGCATTtattctgtgttttttttttttttttttgatgtggcAGTGTGCCCAGGCCAGACTTTTTTGAACAAAAGAAAATTGCCATGTCATCTCTTATCTTTTTGCAGGCATCATAGCCGACGAGGTTCAGATAATGAAAGCGAAGTGTCTAAGTCCTCACGAGGTTCTCGAGGATCCAAATGCTCACGAGCAAGCAGTGGAGGTTGCCGGCACAGGTAATCAATATATACACTCTGCTACTGCAGTAGAATTCCAGATTGGTGAAACATCTCTGCTTCTTGGCAAAGTTGCCAGGCCACCGAGCTTTTGACCGTATCTCTGTAGCGCTGTGAGGTAGACCTTGTTCTGCACTCCTGGTGCCAGTGTAGGTGGTGAGGATGAGAATTCTCATCACCATCAAGAGACTTAGAGTACAGCAGGTAGAATATGAACTACGCTGTACAGCATGGAGGCACGTCTGTTCATGTGCCCAGTGGCCTGGTGATTTTACCAAGTAAGCAAAACTAACTGTAGAATATGTGCATGTCCTTATAATAGTTGTGCAATCCTGGTTTTTCACTTCCTTGGGCCTTGAAAATCCTCTAATAATTCTGCAATACTCTTACTTTCAATCAAGAAAAGTTATGGCATTTGATTCTGAAATGTAGTTggtagccatcatcatcatcatcatcaccatcatcatcagcctatattttatgtccactgcaggatgaaggcctctccctgcgatctccaattacccctgtcaaacggggatagccgatattctagttgacattaagtggaaggaatggagctgggcaggccatgtaatgtgtaggatggataaccgatggaccattagggttacagaatgggtaccaagaaaagggaagcgcagtcgaggtcggcagaaaaccagatggggtgataaggttaggaaatttgcagacgcaagttggaacacgctagcgcaagacaggggttggTAGCCATAACTGGGGCTTATTTTTGATAGTCTGCAAGTGTTGAGTGTGCAAGTGCAAGTGCAGTGTCTGCAAGTGTGAGGTCATGAACAGGTTTTAGCCAGCTCTGCATGGTTGATGAATAATTGCTTTTGATCTTGTCTTCATGATGTGATATTGGGTGCAATCTTCTTATATTATTATCTTGACCAATTAATTGCCTTCAGCTGCCATTCAAGAGACAGTGGCAGCGAGTCagaccaccatcaccaccacagGCACAAGCATCGGCATCACAGGAGGCATAGGTGGGTTGCGACCAACTCTCGAGGTTCTATTCACAAAGCAGTTTTTTGGCCATAGTTCAGCACTGCATAGTTCAAAATATTCAGTGAATGAAGTCTGTCTTAAGTGTTTAGCAGAAACATATGCTTTGGTGGACAAGAGGTAATGGGACTGAGGGTGTGAAGGTTTTGCATCAACTACCCAATATAGAACAAGATGGGCAAGAGCACTAAAACATGTACTGACAGATTGATTATAATGTATTGGCAAACTGTAGCTTTGTTACAAATTTCATTGCAGATGTAAACATCTGTCACTTGCATCGAGGAGCTGCTGTTCAGCGCAGCATCTTCATGCTCTCCCACAATGGCAGCAAAGGCTAAACTGTATCATAAGATTAGATAGGCACATTGCGCCTTTTTCCAGTTGCTTATGGCAGGCATACAGTGTACTGTAGTGACCGTAGCATTGAATACCAGCAATTCTTTAGTGCCATCTTTCCATGTCTCTCACTTGCCAGTGGTCACACTACTGAAACTTACATTTCCACCCTAGCTGCATAATGGCAGGTAAATGTGGCACATCTAGTGAAGAGTGACCAAGGCTGGCTAGATGACGTAATGCTCTCTCTCATAGTTTATTTTCTCCATCCATGATCAACACAGATGATCAATGAACCATTCGTCTTCCAGTACAAAGGGCCATCATGTGTAATGCCATGTGCCATCATGTGTTAGCATGCCTCCAATTTCCCTGGCCAGTAAAGGAATTGGCTGTCTCTGTGGTTGAGTGACAGGACCTCTTGTTGTCTGTTCTTTGATGTCTTCTTTATGCTAGTGTGaatttttttgccatttttctttttatttttttcttcatatcCTACTTTCTCAAGTGTTTTTACTGTAGCCACACTGTATCGTGGTGCTTTTAGTGCTGTGTCCTATGCGCTTCTTTATGTTCTTTTTTGCACTGTTTTGAAAACATAAAACGAGAATGAAATAGTTTGTTAGAAATACATGAGGATGGGAACAAGTAACTGGAGAGGGGGAACGTGGTAGATTGCTATTCATTTGTGTGCCTGAGCAATTTAGGTAGTGTGCTAAATAAACTGCAAGATACGAGAGTTTGCACTCTTACCTCCTTACACAGTACTGAGTATGCTGGATAGTACTGAGTACACATTTTTGCACAATTAATTCTGTACCCGTCATCTTTAATGAGAGACCATGTCGAAATAAGTGGGTGTAAGTGAGTATGTTCAGTACATATTTGGTGCTTTGTGTCATTAGTGAATGAAGTAAAGGTGATTTAAATAGACTGGAACTACCAAAGGCTGAAATCCCGCGCTGAACTGAGGAATGATTCTATTGTTGATGGGTATTGTTTCAAATGAAGATGTGCAGTGAGCCATTCACGCTTCCCACGAAGAAGAGCTGCTTGTATGTGACAACTACGCATCTTGCTTGAAGACAGTGCTATGCTGCAGTGGAAGTGATACATAACAAACTACACTTGGCCAGTAGCATTTTTGACATCTCTTGTTAACTGCCTCCCATTCATGCTGGTGCACTGCAACTAATAGGTTCAAGTGTCTATGAAATCTATTCATGTGCAATACTGTCATCTTGTGTATGCTATTGCAAGCAATAACAATATTGCTCAGTATAGGTGAACTGCTACACATTATAGCTAATTTTGCATGTACACATCAATGCTTGCAGGTCGTATGAGCTGATTGATTCTGAAGCCCAGTGGAAAGAAGTCCAGAAGCAGCAGCAAGCTAGTGTCCTTAAACAACCACAGAGTGCTGTTGTGCGGGACCTGTCGGGAAGGAAAAGTGGGTAAGAGACCACAGCATGATATTCCGCTTGGCCCACATGCACTGAAGTAAAGGAAAGATACAAACATTCTAAAAATGTGCTAGGCAAAGATTGACTCCAATCTTTGCCTACCACATTTTTAGTGTCTTAGATTGTAGTTAATGAACTAGTATTACAGCCTTGCTCGAGCAAGGCTGTAATAATTCATTAACTGAGAATATGCGTCTGCAGGAAAAATGTTGAAAAGTTCCATTGTTCTTGAACTGCATCAGGATATGAATATTATGCGTAAATTCATTATTTGTCATTGTGATTAGCATGACTCCAGCTTCgaagtttatttattgtttcaGTTATTTAAAAGGAAGCTATGTTTATAAATATTGGAAACAACACTACTTTTTCAGGATTTGTGTGAAGTCAGTATAAAATTAACTGTAGTTTATCAGTCCATTCATACATTTGTGCTGCACAGTGATTTGAATAACTCTCATATGCCTCGCTTCACAAGAGCGTGTCATGTGAGTTGTGGGCACTGTTGTGGCAAAAGTCGTGCTCGTGATCAGTGCTGGGCAGTAttgaagatacatgtatcttagatactatttggctatcttgtatctgtatcatgatacgtctGGCAAGACATGTGTCAGTATACATATTTCCGATACATGAAAGAATGTATCATGTACcttaagatacaagatactgATATCGCAACTGGTCGACAAGCAGAGCAGCGACTCCCATCAATTACAAAATCTACAAGCAGCAATAGCCGCTGACAGCGCAGTGTATAAAGAGCTTTCGTCTTAAGCAGCTAAAGCAACCCTAGTAAATTGTTTCAGAATGAAAATATTATACTTGGAGCAAGAAAGACAACAACTTTGAGATACTAAGagacatttcattcaaatgaaacaGTACTTGTATAGACAAAATGTGGACTACCAGTGGAGAAAAATAACCAGAAAACTGGCGCGAAAGTATACAGGCCACAGTATTAGTGAGACAAAAAAGAACATGAAAGTTAATGTTAGCCAGGCAGAGTGCGAGCATTGGTCAGAGAAGATGGAAGAAAAGAAATCAATTGCATTCTATAGACTAGGGAAGAAAGAGATCAGGAAGGAAATGTTCTATGATAACTCAAGAGGCAGTGCACTTCTTTTTGAGGCTAAGTTGGGCTGACTGAGAACGCGAAGTTATAACAGGAGATTTACTCAAGAAAATGACTTGTGTCTGGCATGCGGAAAAACTTTGACGTATCTTGTTGGAATGCCAGGGTGTACATCCAATAGTAAATAGAAATGGGGTCAGTCTTCAGGAAGCACCGAGTTTTAAAGACGATACCAAAGGGCGCAGTAAACGTAAGTAAGAGACGATTGGAGGATTGGTGGCGCATAAGTAGAGAGAGAGACGTGGAATAAAAATATGTATGTAAGCGCAGAATAGAGCAATTATATACAGAAACAGGTACAAATGAGCAACATTTGACATTAAAATAACATAAACAGTAGACTAGAGAATGGTGGCACAagccccgtttcaaatgggatgacactcctaaccatcatcatcatcatgggctcaatccaatagctgtttcggttggTGGTGATGTCCACCGCCGCACCTCCTCCAGTTTACActgtgactgctgcgtgtgccgcgcagacctGTGGCTTTTTTGAGTTAGACCGCTTGGCTATTTGTGACATACTCTGCCGTTGGTTGCCAGAAACCTTTCTCTGTGTAGACTAAGTGGAGTGTCTATTGTGCACATATCTTTTGCATCGCTTTGCAGAAGACTTCTTCAAATATCACATCATATGAGTTTATACACTGTGCAAACAGTGCTTTGCAGTGGCAGAAAAAAATCAAACAATATCTTGGCTGAAGTATTTCATAGAAATATGGCTATTTGCTTTGTTTTTGTCCTCAGGTACATCCAGTCAGGCATGGAAACTGAGTCAGAGGCCCAATATGCTCAGAGGAAAAAGCACAGGAGGTAATGTGAAAAATATATTGCTTCATTATTTTAAAGTTGCATGTCTTAAGACAATTTAGCATAATGGCCTGTTCAGAAATTTGGCAACATGCATTCTTTTAAAACATACAAGGCTTTTGATGTCCATGAGCCAGCAAACAGATGACGTTGCTTCTGCATTACCTGCACAAGTTTCTTCTCATCCAATATCCCACTATCACCACTGTCATCATAAACAATAAGCTCGGGCACTTGTGCCATTGCTTCAGGTGTGGGGTCCTCATTTCTGCCAACGATACTTACTATTCTTTATAAAACTTTATAAAGTGCTCACCACGGTTACTTCTTCTTTATTCCAGGCATCGCTCTCGCTCCAAGTCGCCAGATGTCAAAAGGTCCATTCCCAATGATGTGAAAAAGCACATCGAGTGAGTGATTCAGTCTACTTGTCTTGAAACTCCTCCATCAACTTCTGTAGAGGAGTGAAGATTAATATTCAAGCAATACTAGAGTGCTCAGCAGACCAAGTGTCAGGAGAGTGGGGTGAAAGTCACCATGTGGGTGATTGCACGTGGACATTTTTGACGCAGTTGACTTGCTTTAATGTAAACGTCAGTGTACTGCACACTTTCACTTAAATGATAAATAAGATAGTTCAAAACAGCATTGCGAGTTATATTACAAACGTACGTGTACACATGACAATTTTATGCATTCAAAACAGTATTATGACTCCATAGCAGATAGGAAGGAAGGATGCCTTACACTTAATGAGGAGTATCATGTGTGCCTTTCAATTAACACAGTAACATAGCCTTTCAATTGTACTGAGGCAATTAGCATTGTTTGCCTACCTTAGCCATTTTGAGTCTATT
This genomic stretch from Dermacentor silvarum isolate Dsil-2018 chromosome 2, BIME_Dsil_1.4, whole genome shotgun sequence harbors:
- the LOC119443145 gene encoding band 4.1-like protein 4 isoform X4, whose amino-acid sequence is MGSKTCIASFRWAVKAELGDYDPRRHQPGYASELRFLVNQTPELEEKVAELHKGLRGQVPAVAEMNFLDKVKWLDMYGVDLHPVIGEDHTEYFLGLTPSGVVVLRNKTKVSNYYWPRITKVHHKGCYFMLQVRDKANDDSTYGFELATKQACKHLWRCCVDHHSFFRLTQTSENPIASKYFGWGGKLRVSTRRERPNPASFKIQPRQQPAFVRVPSRRYQRRLGQPDGADAGTQLREQEKHVTDHGNGTHWAHSALLSPSSTSLHHSSPALTTSTPVTPGNQSSSVPPWEDPKQRGLYSSSTNPSPRSVRSSGSRHSHCRSSSNEGDCRRRRHHSRRGSDNESEVSKSSRGSRGSKCSRASSGGCRHSCHSRDSGSESDHHHHHRHKHRHHRRHRSYELIDSEAQWKEVQKQQQASVLKQPQSAVVRDLSGRKSGYIQSGMETESEAQYAQRKKHRRHRSRSKSPDVKRSIPNDVKKHIEYHLIDPVTLTEEEKKDIKYTKVETDSRLFKIRYSPTAGRPNYRMAKISSSRAAKENKNGQEEEDGPPPPYSTLHSSPAARVAGATSIKIPLDLPSASGPYEPSPKMTRDTFPRPLMTPVSMSNGSPLINSGVAARAPTSNGKLPVFTSRASSTSNLLAPTTTMSSCMTTLANGGISYKSFAESPQAALNGSPRLTSLAPHLMASTRFGSSEEETASASHEPLPPVTSSGPRVTFQTPTVATYSRVYSSSPSWNAWSPKASTGDTIPKSPLSGCHEMSTEL